A stretch of DNA from Streptomyces rubradiris:
GGGCGCTGCGGCCACCTGGGGTTGGGTGGTGGCCTGTGCCGATTCCACGGCTTCCTTGCTCACGGGTGGTTTCACTTCCTGGTGCGCCCGGACCTCGTGGATCCGGGGGTCGTGCAGGTCTTGGCCCGCACCACCCTTTGTCGCGGCACAGACCAAGGCAGCAGCTTCCCAGACAGATCACTGGTTAAGCGGTGGTCTACGTCACAGAGCGGTACTTCTCACACCACGCGCACGCACTCCCCGCGGGTTTCACACCATTGGTGAGACAGCGATACTGCTGTACATGACGACCGACACCGGGGAGCCCATCCTGACGATCGACGAGCTGGCCGCGCGGGCGGGCGTCACGGTCCGCACGGTCCGCTTCTACGGCACCAAGGGGCTGCTGCCGCCGCCGGTGATCGGTCCGCGCCGGGTGGGCCACTACGGCAGCGAGCACCTGGCCCGGCTGGCGCTGATCGAGGAGATGCAGCACCAGGGCATGACCCTGGCCGCGATCGAGCGGCACCTGCGGCAGCTGCCGGCCGACCTCGGCCCGCACGATCTGGCGATCCACCGGGCGGTGGTCGCCTCCTGGGCGCCGGACACCGTGGAGACCGTCTCCCGCCCGGAGCTGGAGCGGCGGGCGGGGCGGCGGCTGACCGGGGAGGACCTGGACCGGCTGGCGGCGATGAACGTGGTCACACCGGACGGGGAGGGGGACGAGGAGTCCTTCCGCGTGGACTGCGGGCTGCTGCGGCTCGCCGTGCAGCTGCTGGACGTGCCGCTGGCGCAGGAGACGATCCTGGCCGCGCGGACCGTGCTGACCGGCCACGCGCGGGCGGCGGCGCACGAGTTGTCGGACCTGCTGCGCGAGGCGGTGGCCGAACGCGACACGCGGGATGTGAAGTCCCTGTCGGCCCATATGCACCCGCTCGTGGTCCAGGCGCTGCTCACCACGTTCCAGCGGTCACTGCGGGAGGAACTGCGCCAGTGGCTGGACGGAGCGGACGGCCCGGACGAAGGCTACGGCGCTCACGACGGGGACGGTCCGGAGGGAGCGGTGGGCGCGGACGGCCTTGAACGAGCCGGGGGCGCGGACGACCCCCGACCCTCTGCGAACGCCGACGGCACCGCGTGAGCGGCGGCCCCGGACGGCCCTGACGAAGCGGACGGCCGGACGGCGCGGACAGCTGACGGCACGGCGCGCCCCGGGCGCGGGGTCCCGGGGCGCGCCGTCCGGGTGTGGCGGCTCAGCGGGCGTCGGTGAAGATCTCCCCCTGCTCCGCCTTCGCCACGAGCAGCGCGGGCGGGGTGAACCGGTCGCCGTAGCGCTCGGCCAGCTCGCGCGCGCGGGCGACGAAGCCGGGCAGGCCCCCTTCGTAGCCGTTGATGTACTGGAGCACACCGCCGGTCCAGCCGGGGAAGCCGATGCCGAGGAGGGAGCCGATGTTGGCGTCGGCGACCGAGGTCAGGACGCCCTCCTCCAGCAGGCGTACGGTGTCGAGCGCCTCGGCGAAGAGCATGCGCTCCCGCATGTCCCGGAACGGGATGTCGTGGCCGGGCTTGGTGAAGTGCTCGCGCAGCCCCGGCCAGAGTCCGGCCCGCTCGCCGTCCTCGGTGTAGTCGTAGAAACCGGCGCCGCCGCTGCGCCCGGTGCGGCCGAACTCGTCCACCATGCGGTCGACGACCGTCTCGGCCGGGTGCGCGGTCCAGGTGCCGCCGGCCTCCTCCACGGCCCTCTTGGTCTCGGCCCGGATCTTGCGGGGCAGGGTGAGCGTCAGCTCGTCCATGAGGGAGAGCACCTTGGCGGGGTAGCCGGCCTGGGCGGCGGCCTGTTCCACGGAGGCGGGCTCGACACCCTCGCCGACCATGGCGACGCCCTCGTTGATGAAGTGGCCGATCACCCGGGAGGTGAAGAAGCCCCGCGAGTCGTTGACGACGATCGGCGTCTTGTTGATCTGCCGGACCAGGTCGAAGGCGCGCGCGAGCGCCTCCTCGCCGGTGCGCTCGCCCTTGATGATCTCGACCAGCGGCATCTTGTCGACCGGTGAGAAGAAGTGCAGCCCGATGAAGTCGGCCTGGCGGTCGACGCCCTCGGCGAGCGTGGTGATCGGCAGGGTGGAGGTGTTGGAGCACAGCAGCGCGTCGGGGGCGACGACCGACTCGATCTCCTGGAACACCTTGTGCTTGAGGGCGGTGTCCTCGAACACGGCCTCGATGACCGCGTCACAGCCCGCGAGGTCGGCCGTCTCCGCCGTGGGGGTGATCCGGGCGAGCAGCGCGTCGGCCTTCTGCTGGCTGGTGCGGCCCTTGGCGACGGCCTTGGCGCACAGCTTCTCCGAGTAGCCCTTGCCCTTGGCCGCGGCTTCGGGGGAGACGTCCTTGAGGACGACGTCGATGCCCGCGCGGGCGCACGCGTAGGCGATGCCGGCGCCCATCATGCCGGCGCCGAGGACGGCCACCTTGCGCACCTGGCGGGGCTCGACGCCCTTGGGCCGGCTAGCGCCGGAGTTGACCGCCTGGAGGTCGAAGAAGAACGCCTGGATCATGTTCTTCGAGATCTGTCCGGCGGCCAGTTCCACGAAGTAGCGGGCCTCGATGACCTGGGCGGTCTCGAAGTCGACCTGGGAGCCCTCGACGGCCGCGGCGAGGATGTTGCGCGGGGCCGGGTAGGGGGCGCCGTTCGTCTGCTTGCGCAGGTTGGCCGGGAAGGCGGGCAGGTTGGCGGCGAACTTCGGGTGGGCCGGGGTGCCGCCGGGGATCTTGTAGCCCGGCGTGTCCCAGGGCTGCCGGGACTCGGGGTGGGCGTCGATGAACGCGCGGGCCTTGGCGATCAGTTCCTCGCGGGTCTCGGCCACCTCGTGGACCAGGCCGTTGTCCCGGGCCCGCCGGGCGTTGTACTGGGTGCCCTGCAGAAGCACCTTCAGCAGGGCGTCCGCGATGCCCAGCAGGCGTACGGTGCGCACCACTCCGCCGCCGCCGGGGAGCAGCCCGAGGGTGACCTCGGGGCAGCCGATCCGGGTGCCGGGGGTGTCCAGGGCGATCCGGTGGTGGCAGGCGAGGGCCAGTTCGAAGCCGCCGCCGAGGGCCGCGCCGTTGATCGCCGCGACGACCGGTTTGCCGAGGGTCTCGATGCGGCGCAGGTCGCGCTTGATGGCGAGGCCGCCGTCGAACAGTTCCTGTGCGGTCTCGGGGGTGACCTGGATGAGGTCGCGCAGGTCGCCGCCGGCGAAGAAGGTCTTCTTGGCCGAGGTGAGGATGACGCCGCGGATGGAGTCCCGTTCGGCCTCCAGCCGGTCGGTGATCACGGCGAGGGAGTCGCGGAACGCCTGGTTCATGGTGTTCGCGGACTGGTCCGGGTCGTCCAGGACGAGGGTGACGACACCGGTGTCGTCCTGCTCCCAGCGGATGGTGGTGCTCTCGGTCATGACAGTCGTCTCCGTTGAAGTCGCTTGGTTCCGCGGGGAGTTCAGATACGTTCGAGGACGGTGGCGATGCCCATGCCGCCGCCGACGCACAGCGTGGCGAGGCCGTAGCGCTTGTCCTGGCGCTCCAGTTCGTCGACGAGGGTGCCGAGGATCATCGCGCCGGTGGCGCCGAGCGGGTGGCCGAAGGCGATGGCGCCGCCGTTGACGTTGATCTTGTCCAGGCTCAGGCCCATGTCCTTCGCGTAGCGCAGGACGACCGCGGCGAACGCCTCGTTGATCTCGACCAGGTCGATGTCGTCGATGGTGAGACCGGCCTTGGCCAGGGCCTTGCGGCTGGCGGGGGCGGGGCCGGTGAGCATGATGGTCGGCTCGGAGCCGGAGACGGCGGCGGAGACGATCCGCGCGCGCGGGGTGAGGCCGTGGCGTTCGCCGGCCTCGCGGGAGCCGATCGCGACGAGCGCGGCGCCGTCCACGATGCCGGAGGAGTTGCCCGCGTGGTGGACGTGGTCGATCTTCTCCACCCAGTGGTACCTCTGGAGCGCGACGGCGTCGAAGCCGCCCAGGTCGCCGATGTCCGCGAAGGACGGCTTGAGCCCCGCGAGGGAGTCGGCGGTGGTGCCGGGGCGCGGGTGCTCGTCGTGGTCGAGGACGACCAGGCCGTTGCGGTCCTTGACGGGGACCACGGAGCGTTCGAAGCGGTTCTCCTTCCAGGCGGTGGCGGCGCGCTCCTGGGACAGGGCCGCGTACTCGTCCACGTCGCGGCGGGAGAAGCCCTCGATGGTGGCGATCAGGTCGGCGCTGATGCCCTGCGGGACGAAGTCGACGGCGAGGTTGGTCATCGGGTCGTTGAACCAGGCGCCGCCGTCCGAGGCCATCGGGACGCGGGACATGGACTCGACGCCGCCGGCCAGGACCAGGTCCTCCCAGCCGGCCCGGACCTTGGCGGCGGCCAGGTTGACGGCCTCCAGGCCGGAGGCACAGAAGCGGTTTTCCTGGACGCCCGCGACGGTGTCCGGCAGCCCGGCGGCGAGGGCGGCGATCCGGGCGATGTCGGAACCCTGGTCGCCGACGGGGCTGACGACGCCGAGCACGATGTCGTCGATCCCGGCCGGGTCGAGGTCCGGGAAGCGGTCCCGGATCTCGTGGATGAGGCCGACGACCAGGTCGATGGGCTTCGTGCCGTGCAGGGCGCCGTTCG
This window harbors:
- a CDS encoding acetyl-CoA C-acetyltransferase; translated protein: MSTEAYVYDAIRTPRGRGKANGALHGTKPIDLVVGLIHEIRDRFPDLDPAGIDDIVLGVVSPVGDQGSDIARIAALAAGLPDTVAGVQENRFCASGLEAVNLAAAKVRAGWEDLVLAGGVESMSRVPMASDGGAWFNDPMTNLAVDFVPQGISADLIATIEGFSRRDVDEYAALSQERAATAWKENRFERSVVPVKDRNGLVVLDHDEHPRPGTTADSLAGLKPSFADIGDLGGFDAVALQRYHWVEKIDHVHHAGNSSGIVDGAALVAIGSREAGERHGLTPRARIVSAAVSGSEPTIMLTGPAPASRKALAKAGLTIDDIDLVEINEAFAAVVLRYAKDMGLSLDKINVNGGAIAFGHPLGATGAMILGTLVDELERQDKRYGLATLCVGGGMGIATVLERI
- a CDS encoding 3-hydroxyacyl-CoA dehydrogenase NAD-binding domain-containing protein, with the protein product MTESTTIRWEQDDTGVVTLVLDDPDQSANTMNQAFRDSLAVITDRLEAERDSIRGVILTSAKKTFFAGGDLRDLIQVTPETAQELFDGGLAIKRDLRRIETLGKPVVAAINGAALGGGFELALACHHRIALDTPGTRIGCPEVTLGLLPGGGGVVRTVRLLGIADALLKVLLQGTQYNARRARDNGLVHEVAETREELIAKARAFIDAHPESRQPWDTPGYKIPGGTPAHPKFAANLPAFPANLRKQTNGAPYPAPRNILAAAVEGSQVDFETAQVIEARYFVELAAGQISKNMIQAFFFDLQAVNSGASRPKGVEPRQVRKVAVLGAGMMGAGIAYACARAGIDVVLKDVSPEAAAKGKGYSEKLCAKAVAKGRTSQQKADALLARITPTAETADLAGCDAVIEAVFEDTALKHKVFQEIESVVAPDALLCSNTSTLPITTLAEGVDRQADFIGLHFFSPVDKMPLVEIIKGERTGEEALARAFDLVRQINKTPIVVNDSRGFFTSRVIGHFINEGVAMVGEGVEPASVEQAAAQAGYPAKVLSLMDELTLTLPRKIRAETKRAVEEAGGTWTAHPAETVVDRMVDEFGRTGRSGGAGFYDYTEDGERAGLWPGLREHFTKPGHDIPFRDMRERMLFAEALDTVRLLEEGVLTSVADANIGSLLGIGFPGWTGGVLQYINGYEGGLPGFVARARELAERYGDRFTPPALLVAKAEQGEIFTDAR
- a CDS encoding MerR family transcriptional regulator; protein product: MTTDTGEPILTIDELAARAGVTVRTVRFYGTKGLLPPPVIGPRRVGHYGSEHLARLALIEEMQHQGMTLAAIERHLRQLPADLGPHDLAIHRAVVASWAPDTVETVSRPELERRAGRRLTGEDLDRLAAMNVVTPDGEGDEESFRVDCGLLRLAVQLLDVPLAQETILAARTVLTGHARAAAHELSDLLREAVAERDTRDVKSLSAHMHPLVVQALLTTFQRSLREELRQWLDGADGPDEGYGAHDGDGPEGAVGADGLERAGGADDPRPSANADGTA